The Bacillaceae bacterium IKA-2 DNA window CAGCTTTTTCTTCATTAGCTTGAGCCACTTTTTCAACACCACCAAGACCTTTAACCCATTGCAATACATTTTTCAACATATAAATCGCAAAAGTTGGTGGTGTATTGTACAAGGAATTATTTTTCGAAAAAGTATCATATCTCAGTATAGTAGGTACATCTTTATTTTCTCTTTCAAGTAAATCCTTACGAATAATTACTAGCGTTACCCCTGATGGACCAAGATTTTTTTGAGCGCCTGCATAAATCATTGCAAACTTATCAATTGGCAAAGGCTTGCTCAAAATATCACTAGACATATCGGCGATTAACATATTATTTTTTACGGAAGGAAATTGTTTCCACTGTGTGCCAAAAATCGTATTATTAGATGTGATGTGTAAATAGCCATCATCTGCAGATAGATTTAATTCTGATAATTTTGGAATTCGATTGTAATTAGTTTCTTTCGAACTTGCTGCAACTGCTGTTAAGCGACCTAATATTTGTGCTTCTTTCAATGCTTTTTCAGACCACGAACCAGTTAGTACGTAATTTCCAACTTCATTGTCACCTAAAATGTTCATTGGGATCATTGGAAATTGTAAACTAGCTCCCCCTTGTAAAAAAAGAACCTCATAGTTATCTGGAATTGCTAGAAGTTCCTTTAATAATGCTTGTGCCTCATTATGAACAGCCTCATATTCTTTACTCCGATGGCTTAGTTCCATAACTGACATGCCTGTGTCTTTAAAATTAATTAATTCTTCTTGTGCTTGTCTTAAAACTACTTCTGGCAATGCGGAAGGTCCTGCATTAAAATTATAAGCTCTTTTCACTGTTTCCCACTCCTAACTTAACAATTTGTTTGCGCGTTTACGCGTTAAATGGTTAAAATAATAAGTATATCCTATCATGTTAGTGATAAGAATAGTATCCTTTTTAAAAAAGTAGAAAGTAGAAAGTTAGAAAATTGGAAAGTAGAAGCTAAATCAAAAGTACTTAAATTGTTTGAACTTCTTAACTAACCAACTGTTCAATGGCCCTTAAGGCTTTTAACTAGCTTTCCAACATTCCAACTTTACTTAACTGATGCTGCAATTTCCTTAGCAATTTGTTGTAAATGTTCGTTAGTATATTGGTCACTGTGATCTTTCCAAACTGCTCCAAATCCATCCCCTTTTCCATATCTAGGAATAAGGTGGAGATGATAATGAAAAACAGCTTGTCCTGCTGGTTTTCCGTTATTATTTAAAATATTTAAACCAACAGGAGCGTATGTTTCTTTTATAGCATTTGCAATTTTAGGTACAACGCTAAATAGTTCTTTAGCTGTATCGGGTTTTAATTCAAAAATGTCTTGTTGATGTAATTTCGGGATAACAAGAGTATGCCCCTTAGTTACTTGACTTATATCTAAAAAAGCTAAGACATGTTCATTTTCAAATACTTGTGCAGCTGGTATATCGCCATTAATAATTTTACAAAAAATACAGTTTTCATGAGTTGTCATTTTTTAACAATCCTTTCTGAATTTTTTTAGAAAAGGGTTAATTGGTTAGACTAAATTTAGCCAAATTTTATCATAAATAGACAGCAAATGCTAATACACATTGACTATGTCTATAGTATATCGAATTCACTTAAAAAATTAGAAGTTCACGTTATTTTCAAAAATATGTATAACCTTTGTGTTTTGCTGTGTTATAATTTAGAAAATTATAAATATTCACTGAGCAAAAGAGAGGGTGCTTTTATGCATGTACCATTATTAGTTACAGACTTTTTAGACCGAGCGGTCACTCTGTATGGTGAAAAGGTTGCTGTCATTGATGATCATAAAACAATTACTTATTATCAACTTAATGAACGAGTAAATCAACTTAGCAAAGGCTTAACTGATTTAGGAGT harbors:
- the serC gene encoding 3-phosphoserine/phosphohydroxythreonine transaminase; the protein is MKRAYNFNAGPSALPEVVLRQAQEELINFKDTGMSVMELSHRSKEYEAVHNEAQALLKELLAIPDNYEVLFLQGGASLQFPMIPMNILGDNEVGNYVLTGSWSEKALKEAQILGRLTAVAASSKETNYNRIPKLSELNLSADDGYLHITSNNTIFGTQWKQFPSVKNNMLIADMSSDILSKPLPIDKFAMIYAGAQKNLGPSGVTLVIIRKDLLERENKDVPTILRYDTFSKNNSLYNTPPTFAIYMLKNVLQWVKGLGGVEKVAQANEEKAALIYNAIDESNGFYQGHASAESRSLMNITFKLPTDDLSKKFLQEAKEIGFVGLNGHRSVGGCRASTYNAVPFEACEALQAFMRKFRETN
- a CDS encoding HIT family protein, producing the protein MTTHENCIFCKIINGDIPAAQVFENEHVLAFLDISQVTKGHTLVIPKLHQQDIFELKPDTAKELFSVVPKIANAIKETYAPVGLNILNNNGKPAGQAVFHYHLHLIPRYGKGDGFGAVWKDHSDQYTNEHLQQIAKEIAASVK